TGTGTTGTTCTACTTGGTCTCCTGATTGTTCCCTTTCAGGAACTTGCtcaaatttaaattccaaaTGTTTTCACATAATGTTACCTGTGTCATTTTGCAGCATATCCACACGCTTATTATGTCACTCAATTATACTGCTATAGAAATTAAGACAGCTCATTCCTTGGAGTCTTGGAACGGTGGAGTTTTGGTGATGGTTTCAGGTTCCGTGCATGTAAAAGATTTCAAGGGAAGGAGAAAGTTTGTGCAAACCTTTTTCCTTGCTCCTCAGGAAAAAGGTTACTTTGTTCTTAATGATATATTTCATTTTGTTGATGATGAAAACCATGTCCAGCATTCAGTGGCCTATTTGCCACAGAGCAATCTTGACTCCAAGCTAAATGCACCAACTGGTATTCGAGAACAAGGTATAATGATTTGGGCTGATTCTTTTCTAAAATATTTCAAGTAGAATCTAGAAGATAAATCCATTATTTTTTCATAAACGTCTAGAAGATAAATCCTATTATTTCTTCACACACCTTTATAAATTAAAAACATTAGGCTTTTGCTAGCTTTGTTGTTACCTACATTCAACAGAATTTGTTTAATATGTGTTATTCAGCATAAGAGCTGCACAAAGGTTGTCCAACTTGGTTGAGTCTTATCCATCAATTATGATGCTTAAATGGAATTGCTGCTTTCAGTTATGCCAAATCAGATGCAATCTGGTGTCAAGTGTAATGAacataaggtttttttttttcttttttgacctGAATCATGGCTTCTGCAGTACCCAACTATGTGCTGGGTGGAGACATTCAGGGAAGGGAATTTGTTGCTGCTTCAACAATCGAAGAAAACGGTCCTGTTGATAGCTATAATTTTCCGGATGAAAGGTTGAAAAATGTCCCTGAAGCTGACAACATTCTGGAAGACAATTTTGCTGTACAATCAAATGGTTCACTTCAGAGTGCAATGAATTCGGTGCAAGACCATTTATCTATTGCTGTCGACGAGCCAGTTGGGGAGCCTCAGAAGCACACCTATGCTTCTATTGTATGCAACTATATTTATCTTTTTGTGTTACAAGTTGTTTAACATTTTTAATACTTTAATCACTTACATTATTTGCTTCAACTTTTCGGAGTTACAGGTTGCAAAAGGACAAACTGCTCAAGCTATTCCTCCTCAGTCTGCCTTTAACAAGAATGCACCCGCATCTACGGATTGGCACCATGTATCTGACCCCCCTAGTCAGCTGCCTATTGAATCATCAAATAGTGTTGAAAGGACTGGAATGGATCATGTGGAAGAAGCCTCGGGTGCTGAAGATGAAGGTGACTGTTACTTCACTAAAAACTTCAGTTCTTTGTATGGGTTGGTGTCTGTATCTGGAGTACTTGTTGGAAATATGTGTTAGTAGTTGAATTTATCAATCACTCATTCCAAAAGACTTTTTCCATTTTAAGAATTTCTCTATTGTCTGCAGTTGAAGTGAAATCAGTATATGTTAGAAATGTACCAACTACTATGGGTCCTTCTGAAATTGAGGAGGAATTTAAGAAATTTGGCAGACTTAAGCCTGATGGTGTGGCCATCAGAACGCGGAAGGTTTGTACTTTTCACTTGTCCTAATTTACATCATGACGCCTTGTGTAGACTGCAGCAAAACTGACCTTCAAAATTATGCATAACTACTGTCCAGGATATTGATATCTGCTATGCATTTGTCGAATTCGAAGATATTGCTGGTGTCCAGAATGCAATTAAGGTCTGtatttgttcaaaaattttgaattacaaGTATTGTAATGCAGAAGTTTGATGCACAGTTATAGAGCTTTTTAATCAAGTACctaatgcatttttttttgggaggagGGGGGGGGGTTGTTTTAATAGTTCATTCCAGTATTatatcatctctctctctctctctctctctctctctctctatatatatatatatatatatagctatGTATATTATCAGAGGAGCTTTGTTAAAGAAATTCTCTAGTTTCTTTCTGCTTCTGGTGAACAAAATAATGGAATTCTCTAGTTGTGTTTAAAGTTAAAATGTCGTGTAACAGTtcttttgattagactttttaTTCATCTTCTGTTACTTCgatgattttctttttaaagttttttcATCTGGATTTTAATTTGCATTATGATTGTTTGGCACATCATTGAATTTGCCTGTAATCTAGGCATTTTATGCTGCTGATTTCTTTGCAGGCATCTACGGTGCAGATAGCTGGGCACCAACTATACATTGAAGGCCGGAGACCGAACAGAGGCATCCCTATTCGAGGAAGTATGTACCTGGATTTTCttttcactaaaaaaaaaaaagaggtttcTAGATTTTTTCTCAGATTTTGTTACTGCAACACAAACAACATCATCATAATAAACTTTTCTCTATCATAACACTCCCATGCCCCTGGAATGTTCATATCTGATGCATCTATGCGTCAAAGTCAGTTTTGGCGATCCTGCTCATGCAAGTATCTTCATTACGAGGAACTTATATAGGCTTGAACCTTTTTCCCTCTTAGTTTTAAGGAGTTGAGTCTGGAGAATTATAGGGTGTCAAACCAACCTACACGAAATCCATCCTTGTGTATTTGCTGTGCCTAACAATCAGCGTGCAGTTGATTTTAAAGTTATCTGTGTTTTCAGGTGGCATACTTGTTGCCAAGGCTGTTGTAAAAATTATATGATGCGACAATAATTTTTGTGTTTCATCCATGTTATTATGGTTTTGGCAGTCAAAACGTTTATGGCACGACAGATTTTCTCTTGCTTTTAGTGAATTTACTGGACTAATCTTTTATGTGTAAATTGTTGTGTTTTAGGAGGAAGGGGTAGGGGCAGGATTAGCTACCAGATGGATGGAGCAAGGGGACGCTTTGGTGGTCGTGGTTTTGGTCGGGGTAACAGCCAAGACGGAAATGACCGAGACTACATTAGACCAAGGGCAAATGGCTTCTACCGACAAGGTCCTCGTCAAGAAAGAGTATTTTCCAGCAGCCACCAGGGATTAAGAAACGGGCAGAGCTCTTCGGAATAAATACAAGATTTTATTTCAAAGGGTGAAAAGTTTTGAGCCTATTTGAATTTGCTATTTCACCTTTCATAGCTCCCGAGATTAAGTATATTTATACTAGTGTTTCCAATTAGATGCATTAAAAAGAATCATGCCAATATGTTCTTTTGGGGCAGTTTATCAAATGAATATCCGTCTTGATACAAGCACACTGACGCAGTCATTACTTAGTGCGTAGATTTTACGGGGCGATGCTTTGTTGATATCTCTTCAGTTTTTCTGGTGCAGTTTTTAATCTCGACTTTCCCTCCGATGCTCCGGAGCCCTGCTGCTATACGCAATCGTGGCATCGTTTCCGTATACAGATGTACATTGACGGTGCTAGTTATTAAAATGGTTTGAGTGCATTTTGTGCATGAATTATTCTCCATGATAATGGCTAGAACTTGCCCAGTTACGCGGTAGAAGATGAACAAACTACCATGAAGATGTAAATTCAATAAAGAATGCTATACTGGACCTCAGCGTAGATAAACATTCAACAAGAAACACAGGCAAGTGGTAAATCGATAGCCGATCAGGGCTAGAGAAAGTGCAGAGTTATATCTAATGTGCAAGGACCACAAACGGTGAGGAGGCACTTGAACTCTAGACTAGATCCGAGGAGCAATTAGAGAATCAAATTTGATCAAGAGTAGCCGGTTGTTTCAGTACCCAGGTGCCTAGATTCAAGGCATTACATAGGATTTAAAAGATTGGAGCCCTTTTTCCCTGTCCAGCACCAACAATCGAACGGAAAGAAAGTTGTGCAACGGCTGAACAACAGTTTTCACAATTAGAAAGAAAACGTTTTTTTATAATCAACTATTTTGTGGCTACAGAAAGGTAAGACGAATTCATGTCTACAGTAACCTTGCCATTATAATGGAACCTGTGCCATTCTTATTATTTTTCACCTTTAAAAGTTGACCAACCACACTCGTTAGAGAGATTTCATGCGTTGCAAAAGGTCAGAATCTAAGTTTGGATAACTCCAAAAgaaccacttttttttttttttttttaaaaacaaagaaTCAATAGTGATTTCTCACTTACCCCTTGATGACTCGAATTCATACCCTATGAGTTACAGACAAAGGATCTTACCAACCACTTGTTAAACTGTTTCAGCATTAAAACCATAAAAGTCTTCAGAAAAAACAGTTAGTaggaacaaggaaaaaaaggcATCCTGCCGCCTTGAGATTCCTCTCGCTTGTTGGTTATATTCGCCATAAACAGTTCGTATGCAAGAACTTAATTAATGGAAGCCTTTGGGCATATAAATTCGCATAGAGGAATCAACAAAAACCCCCcgtactaaaaaaaaaaaaaaaaaaaaaaaaacagagagagttTGTTCGATTGGCTTATTCAAATTACTATACAAGGATAAAGGAAATTAGCTTGATTTATCTAATATTCTGATATATTCTGAAAATATATCCTGAATGCCTACGGTACTCTTATAGTTATTATGGCCAAAATGTTTGCACCTTTTTCCCGAGTACAAATGAGAAAAAGCCAAATAGCAGAAAAGCAATTCCAAAAATGTTATATACATCAAAAGCAAGGAGAAGATAGgtgaaatggaattagcttgtAAAATTATCCATTGCTCTATTTTTCAGTGCCTTCCTGCAAGGCATATTCTACATTTACTCCAAGACTATTCCGTTAACTCTTTTCTAATGATATGTTTCTGCGCCTGACTTAACCTTTTACAGGAAAGGAAGACTGTTCATGTTGAAAACTTCCAACTTATTAGATCACAAACCTTCATGTCGCGATGCGAttttattctaagaccattcgCATTCCATGCAAGCCATTCCGTGTAGTACATCAGCTCAAGTGAGTAGCATCTCTTTGTGGTacatttattttctcttttctgtTAAGATGCAGATGACTACAAAAGCACCATTAGTGAAACAGGGTCGACTTTTCGAGAATTAGTTAGGACTCAAAACTCAGGTAATCAGGCAGCAACTTGTTTAAGGTTTCAAGCATTTGCAGTAGTACCTGTTCCATGGGGTACTGCCACATGGTCGTTCTCCCGCAACCCCAAATCCTCCTCTTCATCCTCTTCTGTTTCCCAGAGAAAACTGGCATATGCTGCAAGCACATCGctgcaaacaagaaaacaaacagTAGATTTAGGCACCAAAAACATCACACAAAAGAAGCCGCATCTTCAGGAGGGAAAACAAGAAACCCCAATATCCTTCTGATAATCACATGCATTTTCTACTAGTGTTCCTGACAAAATGGCCTAACATTTGCAGTACTTGTAGACTGGAATCATCCTTACCTGTTCTGTGGTGCAGCTTGAACTGCTTGCTTGAAGAAGGGTAATGCTTCATGTCTGTCTTGACGAAGTTCCCATATTACCTTAGCATACTGTAATGTTATTTCTCCATCACTAGGATCTAAATGCATTGCGCGCAAGTAGTATTCTTCAGCTGCTTGAAGGTCTCCCTGGGTCTGCAAGTGGAAAATATTCTCACAAACAGTGAATTCAATGTTCTCTTAAAGAGAGACAATAAATTAGAATAACAAGGAGTGAATTCATGTGACCCCAGAGACAACTAGGTGTAAATGATACAGAAAACAGAAAGCCTGAGTTCTTTAACATTGCAGGCAAATGCACGATAGACCACGCAAAAGCCTGAAGACCTCTGGTCTAGAGGTTGGTTTCTCTCCCTCTAGGCCCCCTTGGCCCAGTTCTAATATAGGTTACATAGATGTTGCTGATTGACTGGAAAATAATCACATCCAATATACACCTATGTCAAGATGCTACTGCAAGGTACTAGGTTATCaaatgatttaattttttcgATCACAATTAGAAATTAAAAGATAATGTGAAAACTTgaataatcaagtaaattgcTGAAATTTGATGACGATCAAATTTAGGTCTAAAGGCCTATAAATTAGTGTTTTGGAGGAAAGACAGTAACATGGACCTGTGTTATGCTTAATCAACTGTACAGTATCTAGATCAgttacaagaaaaaagaaaaaaaaaagaaaagaaaggaaatataGGTACAACCTCACAAAGGTACTGTGCATAATTCCTCAGAAACAAAGGGTTGGAAGGGTTCTCTTCAATCATCCTCCTATAGTACTCTTCGACGTTAATACTGTCACTGAAGTCTACTTTCATACAATCAGCATACCCCATGGTACCGCCAAAACCAGCCATGTCAATTCCAAGCCCTGTTGCAAGATGTAATGGGGGGCTAGCTGGTCTTTGGTCTTCAGCAAATTCTGAGTGACATTGATCCATTTGACCACCAAATTCTTCAACCTAACAAATCCCAACGATTATAAATTTACGCCAAAGACACAAACGAGCATTTTGAAGGACAAAATTATTGTACAAACATAAAAACCTGTCTCTGCTCATTTGATGAGCTGCTTTCcacttcatcttcatcttcatctaaTTCCCACAGGAAACTGGCATATGCTGCCAGCACATGGCtgcaaaaggaaaaacaaagatCAGCAATCAAGCACATGAATGAGCTGATTTAGATATGGAGACAGAGAATTGCACGGAGTAATTGGTGGTCATATGGATAATACAACCAGTTAGACAAAACCTTTAGCTCAGTAACTAAAGCATGCTTTTATCATCTAGACAGTGAGAATGCTAGAGAAGCTGAATTATCTGAAAGTTTACGATGAGTGTCTAGTCTAGTTTTCAGCTACTAAAAAATCCTGTTCTTGCACGTAAGAATGAGACAGAAAATCCCCCCATACAAACATGCACTCTGCTCTGAGGAGGGCAAAATTGGATATCCTCGCACTACTGATGCCTTGTTTAAGCATGTACCTATCTTCAGGAGCTGCACAAGCTGCCTTTTTAAAGTACTTTAAGGCTTTGTCTTTGTCATTATGGAGCTCCCACACCAGTTTAGCATACTGAAGCATGATTTCCCCATCTTTAGGATCGGCAAGTGTAGCATGAAAGTAACATTCCTCAGCTCCAGAAAGTTCCCCCTTGGACTGTTAGGCAATACCATCAATCACATTCAGCATCAACAAGAtataagaatgaaaaaaaaaaagctgtagTACGAAATTCTTgtgatattttttaatttccctCACCCATTTCCTTTGGACTAATAGCTTCGTTGGTGTTGCAATGGGAAAGAGGAGGGGCAACAGGAGGTGAGACCAACAGCCTAAAATACAATCTTAATTCTGGAAATGTGTGAATCCAGCTAATTAGGGAAAACATGTAGGTTTATCAGGGCAAGCCTATAGCTCAAATGCTACATACATTCTGTGGTTGGTGGAAGTCCACTGAGAATAAACATAATCCAGCTTCATCCCTCAGACTGCATGCTTCTAAATACTTATATATTGTGCTGAACTTTGATGCATTCTAAATTTTAACAGATTCTAATTCCAGAAACTGACATAATTATTTCTCAATGGCGAGCAATATGCATTTCAATTTAGGCAACTGTATAGGTTCATTGACGCTAATCACATTCTCCTATCAGATCCTGATATGACGGTACACAGGGCTCCTTTGCTTGAAGCTGCACTGCATCAAATGTGAATAGGTTGTTCAGTTGGAAAATCTGGAGGAGAAGTAGAAGGAAGAGTTGAGAAAATTtgtgggaaaaaagaaaaagtagtcGAACAGAAAGAAATGGCTGATTTTAAGATATGACTTTCCTTATATTTCTGTAATCATATATtcctataatttaaaaaaaaaaagtgatttccaataaaagtatcaaatttgtgtaaataaaataaacccctGCTCAAATCCAACCAACTTCAAGTTGAATCCAACCTCCTTGAATATGGTATGCTAGGCTAATATTCTCTAAATGTTTCTAGGCAGAACAAATGGCTATTAAGACTTGCACCCTTTACAAACTTGCTCACAAACTAAAGAAGCACAGAAGCATCCAAACTGTAGCCCTGCACCACAATAATTTGGAGAATGCAGTATAATCCCCAAAGGACCAAAAAGAAGAGAACATAGTATTATCAACGCGCACGCCGGGGGGCCATCATTTCAGGAACTCGAAGCAAGCTCGCGGATTCATTGGGCCTACTAATATAGAAATATCTGAAACACTGTCCTTTTTGGAAACAGAAATTAATTTGTGTGGGGCTTAGTTAGAAGAGGACTAGAAATTAGTTATATCTGCTTCCTGATAATTGCTTTTAGAGTGTGTATTGTTATCACTGCGAGCAGAGTCCACCTCACCTAACTCTTTTCAGAAATTAACGACAATGAACAATTGAAGAAGCTGAGAACAAGTAGATCACGAACAAAACTAGCTAGAAGAGCACTAACCTTAAGAAATTGAGCATAGTTCCTCAAGAACAAAGGGTTGGAAGGATCCTCTTTGATCATCCTCTTGTAATGCTCCTCGACATCACCATTCTCATCAAATCTTGGTGATCCAGAGTCCAGAGTACCACCATCAACACCATCATCATTACCTCCACGTCCTCCAGCAAGAGGCCACGGACTACTAATAGCTTCACCTTCAATCCCCAAATCTTTAAACTCACCCAGTGTCTCTTCCTTTCCTTCTTCCTCATCTGCATCTTCCTCAATCGAGGCCATTGCATTCTTTCCAAAGCTGAATTTAGGACTTCCCAAATCCGCAATCCCATCTCTCGCTGCCAACATTTTTGCCGCCAAATCCTCATTTCCAATCACTTCTTCCTCCCCATCGTCCTTATTATATATACAAAAAGACGGTTCTGTGTGCAACATTAGACTGTGCTGCTCACTTGAACACCCGTCGCTCGACATTCTTGAAAAGAACAATTCTTCAAGTTCATGTGAATTTGAGGCCAACCCTTCTAAACTACTGTCAGATAGAGCTCTGCTAAAGACTTTTCGCCCAGATTTTAATTTGAATTCAGACAAACTTGAAATATTGGGTGAAGTTGAGTTGCAAGAAACTGAGCTCAAGATGGATGAGAGTTTTGCTGTTAGGTGACCAAGACCATCACGGTCTATCTTAGTATTGTTTCTTATGTTAAATTCTCTATTGGAGATATCTGAGAAGAGGGTCCAAGTCTGCCTAACAGGAGCCCATGAGGTTCTTAATAGCATCTGTGAATCTTTGATCAATATTATACACTTCTTGCTTGAGGCTGTGCCAGATGTGATCTGTCATCAGAAATGGGACCCAAGAATTACaataaattaattaatgaaaaaagaattgatttaattgattaaatcTCAACAAAttgaaactaagagaaaatgcATTAAGAAATCCGCGTGGGAAGGATTAAGATAGTAGGTGAAAAGTCGACATCTTCATCAATCTTGAAACTCAAGTGTACATGGTAAGAGATAGCAACAGCTTGGAAAATTGCAAGATGCACGTgattttcttcaacaaaaaACTAGGAAAGCAATAACACCGCCTATGCACGTGAATAGAAATCTAAGCTCTATCCCTGTTGAATTTCTACGAAAAGCTTCATCctttatttataaaagaaaacgACATGGTAATATAGTACTTATCATCTTTCATGTTCTTGTTCTGAAACAGAAGACTTTgccattaaattgaaaagacAAAGAACGGAACCTTTTGACTCTGTTAATTAATAATATATGCATGCAAGAGTCAATTAGACAATTATATTACTAACTAGTACTAATGACATAAACCTATGACTAGCTACAGAGATAGAAATCCCTGAAATTCAACAAAAAGATGCACATACCTTCGATCAATCAAGAGCTGTAACTTTAGGCTTGCTTACTCATTATCGAATTAATAGTAGTGCAATATGATATTTTTGGAACTTGGGAATTTTGGAGGATGAAGAAATAGCAAGGCTGCAGCAACATCAATCAATTGGCGTGGAGTTTAGACTTCAAATCATTTCCCAGATGAAAGTTTACTAGGACGAGATCATAAGGTTTAAGAGAGGGGAAGTCCTCTTTGTTACATGCTTATTCCTGCCTTGGAAAATGAGAAATCTTGCGTGGGATTGGCCACGTACATAACAGATAGAAACGTGTCACGATCTTGAGCACCTTTGTTGGCCAATAAGCCACTCTCTATTGTTCAGGCTCCCACAGCCAAAAGAATTGaatctttttgttccttttcttgttGGGGGAAATGTTTTGTTCTAATCATATTGGTCATGCTAATTTCCATCAATTCAGGTTTGTAGTGTAAAGGGCTCCGTATTCAAGAATATTGAGCATTCAATGGataatcatcaaaaaaaaaattgatgaattgATGAACATATAAATGCGTTAATGTTTCTTCATGAATTAGAAATCTTAGGAACATTATTTAATTAGTCTTTCTTTGAGGGTCAAATAGCCTTTTGAAAATGGTAATCAAAGACCAGTTAGGAGATTGAATTCAAGTGTGAAAAATCGAAAGATGGATGGGGCAGATTGTTTGAATTAAAAAGTTGGAGGGGCTTTATGGAATTAACCctcctcatttttctttcctcaATGTTGTTTCCCATCATttttaatcaagataaaagcATATCATAGACTTTGTTGAAGTGAATACAAAGAAATATCCTCATGCATGCATGCAGGTGCTTTTAAGTTGTGAACCAGGGATAAGGTTTGAAGATGAAACAATAAATATGCTTAATTTAGGTTCAAAAAGAAACCTTGTAACTAAACTAACTAAGAAATTTTGAGCATTCCCATCATTTTtaattttgagagtttaaattttaaataaattgacCAACTTGATTTGTGATTAATTAGCTGACCAAGCATTCCTAGACATGACTATATATATGATGTATAGTTTTTTGTTTCTAGCGGTCTATTAAGAATCTAGTCAATAAAATCCcttaaaaaagataaaaaaaaaatagttaccAGTAGAATTATCAACAATAAAAGAATTAATCTTAGCTAATTAAACCTTAATTAATCATAGCTATGTGTCATGACAATAAACCGAAGTCGAAGTCAAATGTAAAAGTAATTACGTTTGATTGTTAACCATTATCCTTAAATTGATCATTGCTACTGtatgaaaatgccaaaaattaGGAGATGTATATAACATATTTAAGGGATGACAAAATCCGGCAGTTGATGATGAGAACATTGGTCAAAAAGAGAGATTGAGTTCTCCTCCTTCGTATGCGCTGGTTTGAATGTTCTCTTGGGAGGCCATCCTCTCCTTCCCCACTCCGCCCGGTACCTCCTTCGCATTCATGCCTGCCTCTCCCTCGTCGTCCCATTATCGGACGGCGAGTGGAATCTGTTCTCCTTGCCTCCTCCTTTtcgtttccttcttcttcttcctcgtcTTAGACCAAAGATTCGTTGTACCGTAATACATCATCATCGTCCTCTTTGAAAAGACAACCTCAAATTAATTTGCGTCCTAGCTTTTTGGATAATCAATCATGGCACGTAACCTGAAAGCCTTCCAACTTTTGGAAATCAACGTCATTTCAGCCCAAGATTTGGAGCCTGTCtccaagaaaatgaaaacctaTGCGACTGCATGGGTGAATAGCTCCCGAAAACTCTCTAGCCGTGTGGATTCTGGTGGCCATGTTAACCCTACTTGGAATGACAAATTTGTTTTCAGGGTTGATGAAGATTTTCTTCGACAAGATACCTCTGCCGTCCAAATTGAAATCCATGCCGTCCATTGGTTCAAAGACACCCTCGTTGGCACCGTTCGCGTTCTCGTCGGAAACCTCATTCCCTCTCTCCTCCGATCACGCCACCACAACCATATTGGCATGCGATTCGTTGCCCTTCAGGTACATTTTCTTTCTCAGCATTATTGATATGAATATAATCACCCTTTCCATTTTAGGATTAAAGGGTTCGTtagatcttcttcttctttttttttaacaatttccaTGTTTATATGCATCTAGATCAGGCATCCATGCAACTCGTCTCATATTTCCTGTCACGAGAAATTATGATTGTTACACTTGACCCAAGTTTAATCATTATAAACATACAAACCTACTGGTCGTCTTTTTTGTTATTGAAAATGATTGATTGCCAATGGGAAAATGAATGATATCGTTCTAGA
This Coffea arabica cultivar ET-39 chromosome 3e, Coffea Arabica ET-39 HiFi, whole genome shotgun sequence DNA region includes the following protein-coding sequences:
- the LOC113736227 gene encoding nuclear transport factor 2-like, with product MATPFHLPVTAAQVGTYFVGQYYQVLQQQPEFVHQFYSDASTVLRIDGNTRDTATSMLHIHTLIMSLNYTAIEIKTAHSLESWNGGVLVMVSGSVHVKDFKGRRKFVQTFFLAPQEKGYFVLNDIFHFVDDENHVQHSVAYLPQSNLDSKLNAPTGIREQVPNYVLGGDIQGREFVAASTIEENGPVDSYNFPDERLKNVPEADNILEDNFAVQSNGSLQSAMNSVQDHLSIAVDEPVGEPQKHTYASIVAKGQTAQAIPPQSAFNKNAPASTDWHHVSDPPSQLPIESSNSVERTGMDHVEEASGAEDEVEVKSVYVRNVPTTMGPSEIEEEFKKFGRLKPDGVAIRTRKDIDICYAFVEFEDIAGVQNAIKASTVQIAGHQLYIEGRRPNRGIPIRGRGRGRGRISYQMDGARGRFGGRGFGRGNSQDGNDRDYIRPRANGFYRQGPRQERVFSSSHQGLRNGQSSSE
- the LOC113736533 gene encoding uncharacterized protein, whose protein sequence is MLLRTSWAPVRQTWTLFSDISNREFNIRNNTKIDRDGLGHLTAKLSSILSSVSCNSTSPNISSLSEFKLKSGRKVFSRALSDSSLEGLASNSHELEELFFSRMSSDGCSSEQHSLMLHTEPSFCIYNKDDGEEEVIGNEDLAAKMLAARDGIADLGSPKFSFGKNAMASIEEDADEEEGKEETLGEFKDLGIEGEAISSPWPLAGGRGGNDDGVDGGTLDSGSPRFDENGDVEEHYKRMIKEDPSNPLFLRNYAQFLKSKGELSGAEECYFHATLADPKDGEIMLQYAKLVWELHNDKDKALKYFKKAACAAPEDSHVLAAYASFLWELDEDEDEVESSSSNEQRQVEEFGGQMDQCHSEFAEDQRPASPPLHLATGLGIDMAGFGGTMGYADCMKVDFSDSINVEEYYRRMIEENPSNPLFLRNYAQYLCETQGDLQAAEEYYLRAMHLDPSDGEITLQYAKVIWELRQDRHEALPFFKQAVQAAPQNSDVLAAYASFLWETEEDEEEDLGLRENDHVAVPHGTVICILTEKRK